CGGCGATGCCCCACCAGGAGCGGGGGGCGGTCAGGCGTTCGTCGTGGTGCGCGGTGGAGAGCTGCATGCGTTCAAGCCTGCCACGAGGCGACCGGCGGGTAGCCGCGCGGGTAAGGTCTGCGGCTGTGAGTGGACGAAACACAGCGCTGACGCCCCCGGCCGATGCCGCCGCACCGGTCCGGCATCCCGACGCGCCGGCACCCGGCGAACTCCTCGGTGCCCACTACGAGCACTGCTTCGGCTGCGGCGGGAGCCAGCCGCACGGGCTGCACCTGGAGGCCCGGGCCGGCGACGGCGTACGCGTCACCGCCGAGTTCACCGTCAGGCCCGCCCACCAGGGCGCGCCCGGGCTCGCCCACGGCGGGGTGCTCGCCACCGCACTCGACGAGACGCTGGGCTCGCTGAACTGGCTGCTGCGCGTCATCGCCGTGACCGGACGGCTGGAGACGGACTATGTGCGGCCGGTGCCCGTGGGCACCGTGCTGTACCTGGAGGCCGAGGTCACCGCTGTCGCCGGCCGCAAGATCTACTGCACGGCCGTGGGCCGGACAGGCGGGCCGGAGGGCCCGGTCGCGGTCCGTGCCGACGCGCTCTTCATAGAGGTGAAGGTCGACCACTTCATCGACAACGGTCGGCCCGAGGAGATCCGGGCGGCCATGGCCGACCCGGACCAGGTCAGGCGCGCACGCGCCTTCGAGGTGAACCCCTGATGTCCCTGAACGACAACGGATCCCGGAAGAACAGCGGATCCCGCCATGACGTCGACGTGCTGATCCGCCGCGTCGACCCGGAGGTTCCCCTTCCGGCGTACGGGCACCCCGGTGACGCCGGCTGCGACCTGGTGACCACCGAGGCCGCCGTGCTGGAGCCCGGAGAGCGCGCGGTGCTGCCCACCGGCGTGGCGATCGCCCTGCCCGACGGGTACGCGGCCTTCGTGCACCCGCGCTCGGGTCTGGCCGCCCGCTGCGGGCTCGCGCTCGTGAATGCCCCGGGGACGGTGGATGCCGGGTACCGTGGAGAGATCAAGGTGATCGTGGTCAATCTCGACCCTCGCGAGAGCGTGCGGTTCGAGCGTTTCGACCGCATTGCCCAGCTGGTTGTCCAGCGGGTCGAGAAGGTGCGCTTCCACGAGGTGGCGGAACTTCCCGGCTCGGCCCGGGCCGAGGGGGGTTTCGGCTCCACCGGCGGTCATGCGGCCGTGGCCGGATCCGGGGCTGGTCAGCAGGGTGGGAATGGCTACGCTTCGGTCGTAACCGACCGGGAAGGACAGTGACGTGTTCGGACGTCGCAAGAAGAACGACTCCGCCAAGGACGGCGGCGCGGCCGAGCAGGTCGTAGACGGCGTCGCCGCCGCTGAGCAGGACGACGCGGACGCGCCGGAAGAGGCGGCGCCGCGCCGGATCAACCTGCCCCCGGCCCCGCGGCCGGACGGCCCCTGGGACATCTCCGAGGTGCTCGGTAGCCCGGCCGACGGCCGGGTCGACCTGGGCGGCATCTTCGTACCCGGTGTCGACGGCATGGAACTGCGCGTCGAGGTCGCGGGGGACGCCATCGTGGCCGCCACCGTCGTCCTGGGCGACAGTGCCGTACAGCTGCAGGCCTTCGCCGCGCCCAAGAAGGAGGGCATCTGGGGCGAGGTCCGCGACGAGATCGCCGCGGGCATCACCCAGCAGGGCGGCATCATCGACGAGGTCCAGGGCCCGCTGGGCTGGGAGCTGCGCGCGCAGGTGCCCGTCCCGCTGCCGGACGGGCAGACCGGCGCCCAGCTGGTCCGCTTCGTCGGCGTCGACGGTCCGCGCTGGTTCCTGCGCGGCGTCATCTCCGGCCAGGGCGCGGTGCGCCCCGAGTCGGCGGGCGTGCTGGAGCAGATCTTCCGGGACACCGTCGTCGTCCGCGGCGACGGCCCGATGGCCCCGCGCGACCCGATCGTCCTGAAGCTGCCGAACGACGCCCAGATGGTGCCGGACGGCGTGCAGACGGAGGACCAGGAAGGCTCCCGCTTCGGCGGCGGCATGGGCCAGCTGGAACGGGGCCCGGAGATCACCGAGGTCCGCTGACCCGGACGCCCCGGACCGCGGGGGTACGCGGTGTCGACGGCCGGTGGGCCCACCCCGACGGGTGGGCCCACCGGCCGTTCTGCGCGCCTCGTCCGCCCCGCTGCTTGAGGCGTGGCCCCCGCCTGCGCGGCACCCGTCGCCCCCTCGCCACCGAACCGGGCACGGGACACCGCTACGGGAGGCGGTCGGCGCGCCGGTAGGCTTTCAGGTATGAGTGCTGAACCGCGTCCCGAGAAGCCAGCGAAGCCGGCCAGGCCGGCGGGCCGGTTCCGCCGGATGATCGAGCGGCTGTCCACCTCGCAGGAGGAGCTGCACTCCGCGGAGCTGCAGGAGGACGCAGAAGCCGCGGGCTGTACGCGGATCTGCGACTGCGACGACCGCCAGATAGTCAAGGTGACCGGCACCCTGCGCACGGTCACCCTCCGCCCGCGCGCCGGCGTCCCCGCCCTGGAGGCCGAGCTGTTCGACGGCTCCGGCGCACTGGACGTCGTCTGGCTCGGGCGTCGCTCGATCGTGGGAATCGAGCCCGGACGACGCATGATCGCCTCAGGGCGGATCTCGCTGAGCCACGGCCGTCGGGTGCTGTTCAACCCGAAGTACGAACTCCGACCGCTCGGACAGGAGCAGTAACCGGCGATGTCACTCGACAAACCGACCAATCCGGAGCCCGGCGCCGAGCCGTCCGCGGGCCAGTCCGTGGGCCAGTCCGCGCGCCAGTCGGCGGACCATGCCGCTGACCAGAAGGCCGTGACGCAGGCGGCGCTCTTCGACGCGTTCGGAGGTGTCCGGGGCACCGTCGAGACGATGCTCCCCGGGCTGCTCTTCGTCATGATCTACACGGTCAACAAGGACGTGAAGATGTCCGCCCTCGCGGCGGGCGCGGTCGCCGTCCTGCTGGTGATCGTGCGGCTGCTGCGCAAGGACACGGTGAAGCACGCCTTCAGCGGGGTCTTCGGCGTGGGCGTGGGCGTGGCCTTCGCCCTCTTCACGGGCAGCGCGAAGGGCTTCTACCTGCCGGGCATGATCTACGGCGTCGGCCTGGGCGTGGCCTTCACGGTCTCGGCGCTGGTGGGCTTCCCGCTGCTGGGCGTGATCCTCGGCCCGGTCTTCAAGGAGAACCTGTCCTGGCGCACCCGCAATCCGGGGCGCAAGAAGGCGTACACGAAAGCCAGTCTGGCCTGGGGGATCATCTTCCTCGCCAAGTACGCGATCCTCTTCCCGCTGTACTGGTGGGGCGACGCGACGCAGCTCGGCTGGGTACTGATCGCGCTGAAGCTCCCGCCGATGGTGCTCGCGGTGTACTTCACCTGGGTCTTCCTGGCG
This DNA window, taken from Streptomyces sp. TN58, encodes the following:
- a CDS encoding PaaI family thioesterase, producing the protein MSGRNTALTPPADAAAPVRHPDAPAPGELLGAHYEHCFGCGGSQPHGLHLEARAGDGVRVTAEFTVRPAHQGAPGLAHGGVLATALDETLGSLNWLLRVIAVTGRLETDYVRPVPVGTVLYLEAEVTAVAGRKIYCTAVGRTGGPEGPVAVRADALFIEVKVDHFIDNGRPEEIRAAMADPDQVRRARAFEVNP
- the dut gene encoding dUTP diphosphatase; translated protein: MSLNDNGSRKNSGSRHDVDVLIRRVDPEVPLPAYGHPGDAGCDLVTTEAAVLEPGERAVLPTGVAIALPDGYAAFVHPRSGLAARCGLALVNAPGTVDAGYRGEIKVIVVNLDPRESVRFERFDRIAQLVVQRVEKVRFHEVAELPGSARAEGGFGSTGGHAAVAGSGAGQQGGNGYASVVTDREGQ
- a CDS encoding DUF3710 domain-containing protein, with the protein product MFGRRKKNDSAKDGGAAEQVVDGVAAAEQDDADAPEEAAPRRINLPPAPRPDGPWDISEVLGSPADGRVDLGGIFVPGVDGMELRVEVAGDAIVAATVVLGDSAVQLQAFAAPKKEGIWGEVRDEIAAGITQQGGIIDEVQGPLGWELRAQVPVPLPDGQTGAQLVRFVGVDGPRWFLRGVISGQGAVRPESAGVLEQIFRDTVVVRGDGPMAPRDPIVLKLPNDAQMVPDGVQTEDQEGSRFGGGMGQLERGPEITEVR
- a CDS encoding OB-fold nucleic acid binding domain-containing protein; translation: MSAEPRPEKPAKPARPAGRFRRMIERLSTSQEELHSAELQEDAEAAGCTRICDCDDRQIVKVTGTLRTVTLRPRAGVPALEAELFDGSGALDVVWLGRRSIVGIEPGRRMIASGRISLSHGRRVLFNPKYELRPLGQEQ
- a CDS encoding DUF3159 domain-containing protein, which codes for MSLDKPTNPEPGAEPSAGQSVGQSARQSADHAADQKAVTQAALFDAFGGVRGTVETMLPGLLFVMIYTVNKDVKMSALAAGAVAVLLVIVRLLRKDTVKHAFSGVFGVGVGVAFALFTGSAKGFYLPGMIYGVGLGVAFTVSALVGFPLLGVILGPVFKENLSWRTRNPGRKKAYTKASLAWGIIFLAKYAILFPLYWWGDATQLGWVLIALKLPPMVLAVYFTWVFLAKAPPPIDVIAEWEAKEAAEEARKAPSHRKV